GCCGCTGGGACGACGATGCCGGCTGGCATACGCGGCGCGTCGATCCGTACTCCCTCACGCGAATCGGGCGCGATCGCAGTTTCGCAAAGGCCGCTGCGGCCTGTTTCCATGAATACGACGTGGTGCAAAGCCACGATCGCATCCCGGGCGCAACCATCTTTCGTGCGGGCGATGGCGTGCATGCGAGCTGGCTGGAGCAGTCGCGCCGGGTGCACGGCGCGGGCGGCACGATCACCCGCCGCTTGAGCGGCTACGACAGCCACCTGCTGGAGGCCGAGGCGCAGATGTTCGCCCATTCCGCACTGAAATGCGTCATGTGCAATTCGAGGATGGTGGCGGACGACATCGTGCATCGTTTCGGCGTCGACGAGGGGCGGATCGCGCTCATCTACAACGGCGTGGACCCGGCCCTTTACAATCCTGGGCTCGTGCGTCATCGAGCGGCCTGGCGGCAACAGCACGCCGTCGCGGCCGATGCGCCGCTTCTCGCTTATGTCGGCTCTGGCTTCGCAAAGCGCGGCGTAGCGACGGCACTCGCCGCCATCGCGCCCTTTCCCGAGGTTCACCTTGCGATCGCGGGCACGGACAAACGCGTACAGCGCTTCGTTGAGCTGGCCGAACGCTCTGGTCTCAGCAACCGGGTCCGATTTCTGGGAACCTTGCCGAACGCGCGCCCGCTGTACGGCGCGGCCGACGCATTCATATTGCCCAGCTTGTACGATCCGTTCCCGAACGCCTGCGCGGAGGCATTCGCATCCGGATTGCCGGTCTTCACCAGCCCCACCTGCGGAGCCGCAGAATGGGTGCACAGCCGCGAAAACGGCTGGGTGCTGGATGCGCTCGACGTAGAAGGCTATCGCTCGGCGTTATCCGAGTGGCTGCGCCGCCGCCCGGACTGGCCCGCGATGCGCGAAGCGGCACACAAGGCCGGCGAACCCTATACGCTGGAGCGAATGGTCCGCGACCTGACCGCACTCTACCAGCGCCTGGCGAACCCGGCCCCTCGCCTCGACCCCTTTCAAGTGTGACTTCCCGGCCGCTCCATGTCCCAGGCCATTTTGAGCATCTGCTTGATCGCATTGCCATACGCAATTCCGAGGCACATCAGCAGGCCCAGGCGGCCATCGCGAAAGCCCTGCTTGAAAAAATACTGCTTCACGAACGCACCCAGCGGCGAGAGCAGCAAGCGCAGGATGGTGCTGCGCCGGGGATCGTACTGCGCCGATCGTGCACCGAGCTCGACGTAACGGCGCATCATCTCCGCGGCGTCCGCCCACGAATCGTGTTTGCAGACACCGGGCAAATGCCGCACTTCGCCGTCGACGCTCACACCGTCGTGGCCACCCTTGCCCTCCGGGCCGATGCCCTGCACGGTGGCTCTTCGCGGACGAACGAGGCGCACGCGGTGTTCGGGCTGAAAGACGTAATTCAGCCACTGGCCACGGAACCATATCTTGCGGTTGAAGGAAAAGCCGTCGATCTCAGGACGAGCCGTGTGGAGGGCGCCGCGAATGGAAGCGATCAGCTCGGCATCCAGCATCTCGTCGGAGTCCAGGTTCAACACCCAGTCGTAGTCTGCGCATTGATCCATTGCGTACTGCTTCTGCGCCACCGGGCCCGGCCATTCCCGGTAGACAACCTCCGCGCCCATCTGCCTGCAGAGCTCTACAGTGCCATCGGTCGAACCGGAGTCCACCACGAACATCTTGTCCGCGATGCCGTGCACGCTTTGCAGGCACTCGCGAATCGTGC
Above is a window of Betaproteobacteria bacterium DNA encoding:
- a CDS encoding glycosyltransferase codes for the protein MRLALVHQRYNAYGGNERLVSRALSALKANGTLDVTLIARRWDDDAGWHTRRVDPYSLTRIGRDRSFAKAAAACFHEYDVVQSHDRIPGATIFRAGDGVHASWLEQSRRVHGAGGTITRRLSGYDSHLLEAEAQMFAHSALKCVMCNSRMVADDIVHRFGVDEGRIALIYNGVDPALYNPGLVRHRAAWRQQHAVAADAPLLAYVGSGFAKRGVATALAAIAPFPEVHLAIAGTDKRVQRFVELAERSGLSNRVRFLGTLPNARPLYGAADAFILPSLYDPFPNACAEAFASGLPVFTSPTCGAAEWVHSRENGWVLDALDVEGYRSALSEWLRRRPDWPAMREAAHKAGEPYTLERMVRDLTALYQRLANPAPRLDPFQV
- a CDS encoding glycosyltransferase, which encodes MTESKNLAVAITTKNNLRTIRECLQSVHGIADKMFVVDSGSTDGTVELCRQMGAEVVYREWPGPVAQKQYAMDQCADYDWVLNLDSDEMLDAELIASIRGALHTARPEIDGFSFNRKIWFRGQWLNYVFQPEHRVRLVRPRRATVQGIGPEGKGGHDGVSVDGEVRHLPGVCKHDSWADAAEMMRRYVELGARSAQYDPRRSTILRLLLSPLGAFVKQYFFKQGFRDGRLGLLMCLGIAYGNAIKQMLKMAWDMERPGSHT